GTCGTCGCGGCGCCATGCGGCGATCGGGTCGGGTGAGACGGCGAGCAGCCGGCGCACCGGTGCGCGGGTGAGGGCGCGCAGGGCGAGCAGGTCGGGGCCGACGGAGCGGGCCGTCCGCGCGGCGCGGGCCGCGACGATCCAGCGCACCCGCAGCGCCAGCCAGAGCGCCACCACCGGGGCCGCGCCGATCACGACGATCGCGACGGCCGTGCCCGTGGCCGCGGTGGCGACCGCGGCCACCTGCTCCCGCCCGGCGTCGCCCAGCGACTGCCCGGCGCTGGTCCCGGTGCCCAGCGAGCGGGCCAGGTCCTCGCCCACGAAGGGCAGCCCGCGGGCGGCGTTCGCGGCGTCGGTGAACGCCCCGCGCACCGCGTCACCGGCGTCGGCCAGCGTCATCGCCGGCCCCTGCAGCCCGTTGACCAGCGCCTTCGTCGCCAGCGCGACGTTGACGACCACCACGACCCACAGCACCGTGAGCACGTCGGCCAGGATCTGGAGCGCCATGCGGACGGGGTGTTCGGCGTAGGGACGCATGGCCGCGCAGCGTATCCGCGGCCCGGACCCGGCGAGCGCCGGAGTCAGAGCAGGCCGAGCTTCGTCGCGGCGTAGACGGCCTCGGCGCGGCGGCTCACCATCAGCTTGCGCATGAGGTTGCCGACGTGGAACTTCACCGTGGTCTCGGAGATGAACAGCTCCGCGCCGATCGCGCGGTTGGACAGGCCGCGGGCGAGCAGGCGCAGGACGTCGAGCTCGCGCTCGGTGAGCCGCTCCCGGTCCGGGACGCCGCCGGAGAGCGACCGGACCATCGCCGACGCGCTGCGGGCGTCGAACGCGCTCTCCCCGCGCGAGACGGCCCGGATCGCGCGCACCAGCTCGGTCGTGTCGACGTCCTTGACGACGTACCCGCGCGCGCCCGCCTGCACCGACTCCACGACGAGCCGGTCCTCGGCGAACGTGGTGAGCACGAGCACGCCGAGGCCGGGGTGGGCGGCGCAGAGGCGGCGGCAGACGTCGAGGCCGTCGGTCTGGGGGCCCGCGGTGAGCTTGAGGTCGAGCAGCACGACGTGCGGCCGGGAGGCGGCGACGGCGGCGATGGCGTCGTTCGGGGTGCCGGCCTCGCCGACGACGCGCAGGTCGTCCTCGCGCTCCAGCACCGCGCGCAGTCCCTGTCGCATGATCGAGTGGTCGTCGACGAGCACGATCCGCGTCGGCATCGGCCGGGCGCGCGTCGGGGGCTCGGTACGGGTGGCGGCGTTCACGGCGTGCTCCTGTCGGGTGCGCAGGGGACGGGGACGTCCACCTGCACCTGCAGCCCGCCGAGCCGGGCCCGCCGGAACGTCAGCGACCCGCCCAGCTCGCGGGCGCGGGTCTGCATGTTGACCAGTCCGCGGTGCTCGCCGGACGGGGCGACGACGCTGGCCCGCAGGCTGCGCCGGACGGCGTCGGGGCTGCCGCGGCCGTCGTCGGAGATCGTCAGCCGGACCTGCCCGCAGGTGTAGGCCAGCCGCACGACGGCCCTGCTCGCGTCGGCGTGCACCGCGGTGTTGAACAGGGCCTCGCCCGCGATCCGGAACAGCGACTGCTCGCAGTCGGCGGGCAGCGCCACCGGCTTGCCGCCGATCCGCACCTCGACGCGCAGCTCGTCGGGCATGTGCACGCCGGACAGGCGCCGCAGCATCGACGGCAGGTCCTCGTCG
This sequence is a window from Pseudonocardia petroleophila. Protein-coding genes within it:
- a CDS encoding MadR family response regulator transcription factor — its product is MPTRIVLVDDHSIMRQGLRAVLEREDDLRVVGEAGTPNDAIAAVAASRPHVVLLDLKLTAGPQTDGLDVCRRLCAAHPGLGVLVLTTFAEDRLVVESVQAGARGYVVKDVDTTELVRAIRAVSRGESAFDARSASAMVRSLSGGVPDRERLTERELDVLRLLARGLSNRAIGAELFISETTVKFHVGNLMRKLMVSRRAEAVYAATKLGLL